Proteins from a genomic interval of Xiphophorus maculatus strain JP 163 A chromosome 7, X_maculatus-5.0-male, whole genome shotgun sequence:
- the tpt1 gene encoding translationally-controlled tumor protein — MIIYKCIISNDEMFSDTFKVKETDSGIFYEVEGKTVTRTEGFDDALISANASAEEACEGNDSATVSGVDIVLNHKLQETGFDKKQYMAYIKEYVKTVKAKLQETNPDRVESFMAEVQPEVKRILGNIKNYQFFTGESMNPEGMVGLLDYREDGVTPYMLFFKDGLLVEKC; from the exons ATGATCATCTACAAGTGCATCATCAGCA ATGATGAGATGTTTTCAGATAccttcaaagtaaaagaaactGATAGCGGAATCTTCTATGAAGTTGAAGGAAAG ACGGTGACCAGGACAGAAGGGTTTGACGACGCTTTGATTTCAGCCAACGCCTCTGCTGAGGAGGCGTGCGAAGGCAACGATTCGGCCACCGTCTCCGGCGTCGACATCGTCCTCAACCACAAGCTGCAGGAGACCGGCTTCGACAAGAAGCAGTACATGGCCTACATCAAGGAATACGTCAAGAC ggTGAAGGCCAAGCTGCAGGAGACCAACCCTGACAGAGTGGAGAGCTTCATGGCTGAGGTCCAGCCAGAAGTCAAGAGGATCCTCGGCAACATCAAGAACTATCAG tttttcACAGGGGAGTCCATGAACCCGGAGGGCATGGTGGGCCTGCTGGACTACCGTGAGGACGGCGTCACGCCGTACATGCTTTTCTTCAAAGACGGCCTGCTGGTTGAGAAATGT TAA